A single genomic interval of Shewanella halotolerans harbors:
- a CDS encoding peptidylprolyl isomerase has product MRIWLGALLLLAFSGLAQALDIQSDTIYPKVKLETTMGNIVVELDRKRAPITVDNFLTYVVKGHYDNTLFHRIIPGFVVQGGGLNPKLEEKPYGKPIVNESGNGLSNGLGTIAMAREDDPHSATAQFYFNVGDNKRLDPSKRRWGYAVFGEVSEGMEVLEAMSEVETQINTKLGWPDFPVQPIILKKATLLPRQ; this is encoded by the coding sequence ATGAGAATCTGGCTTGGCGCCCTACTGTTACTCGCTTTTTCCGGCCTGGCGCAGGCACTGGACATTCAGAGCGACACCATCTATCCCAAGGTCAAACTGGAAACCACCATGGGTAATATAGTGGTCGAGCTGGATCGTAAGCGTGCCCCCATCACGGTAGATAACTTTCTCACCTATGTGGTCAAGGGGCACTACGACAACACCCTGTTTCACCGCATCATCCCAGGTTTCGTGGTTCAGGGCGGCGGCCTCAATCCCAAGCTGGAAGAGAAGCCCTATGGCAAGCCTATCGTTAACGAGTCGGGCAATGGCCTGAGCAACGGCCTGGGCACCATCGCCATGGCCCGCGAAGACGATCCTCACTCGGCCACCGCGCAATTTTACTTTAACGTAGGTGACAACAAGCGTCTCGACCCCTCTAAGCGTCGCTGGGGTTATGCCGTCTTCGGTGAAGTCAGCGAGGGGATGGAAGTGCTGGAAGCCATGTCCGAAGTAGAGACGCAGATCAATACCAAGCTGGGCTGGCCCGACTTCCCGGTGCAGCCGATCATCCTCAAGAAGGCAACCCTGCTACCGAGACAGTAA
- a CDS encoding YajG family lipoprotein → MKRFIPIIACAGLLFGCASHTPTHMALNPQLPAIESQGVPAKPVAIEMIDTRSANFIARFNNEGDAARLVSPSESPRRQLEQVFRDGFTRAGYRIDPSSVNHMQLQLEKLLTDVSDTTFGYQATNDIIINVIASNESKTFTKRYTARNLVSGPFSADFATLELSVNDLLGDLTAKIINDPELNQFIQQ, encoded by the coding sequence ATGAAACGATTTATTCCCATCATCGCCTGTGCTGGCCTGCTATTTGGCTGCGCCTCTCATACGCCGACCCATATGGCGCTCAATCCGCAGTTGCCTGCTATTGAATCCCAAGGGGTCCCGGCCAAGCCCGTCGCCATCGAGATGATAGACACCCGCTCGGCAAACTTCATTGCCCGCTTTAATAATGAAGGGGATGCCGCCAGGCTCGTGAGCCCATCGGAGTCGCCCCGCCGCCAGCTGGAGCAGGTGTTTCGTGACGGCTTTACCAGGGCGGGATATCGCATCGATCCAAGCTCGGTGAACCATATGCAGCTGCAACTGGAAAAGCTGCTGACCGACGTCAGCGACACTACCTTCGGCTATCAGGCGACCAACGATATCATCATCAATGTGATCGCCAGCAACGAAAGCAAGACCTTTACCAAGCGCTATACCGCCCGTAACCTGGTGTCGGGTCCCTTTAGCGCAGACTTTGCGACCCTGGAGCTGTCGGTCAACGATCTGCTCGGCGATCTGACCGCAAAGATAATCAACGACCCCGAACTCAACCAGTTCATCCAACAATAA